One part of the Thermococcus sp. genome encodes these proteins:
- a CDS encoding MFS transporter yields MRWSEIPRDARVYMLYHTLIAPGLIVWILFPLYLMETGYSILEVGAFFTSINIASVPLTYLFGRAFNRWDMKKGLITIDVLNGIAYVLYGLSKGAVAPVVLFAGRAVEKLSTMLYPLYRAYEQIIYPEDRYEEIFAWHLRLPEISRLLTFPVMGYILGYVYPGPKSYRWVFIIFGLFSAFTVAYIWRFLPSVGKEGRITPEGFTFRAGEFKLLLAFETLLTLAWGLAPEIVLINYIIFVLHKTVFEVTLVAVVSSLASIAGTYASERVPNGRGFQAIAFGMFLNAFNVFIMALSPPLWAVLAAYTVGNFGDTLWFPFYRAWMFKLIPREKTSEFHAAISSYHRVIGIVTPFVAGVLASVHATLPYAVSLAFFVIAGGMFQWLARKGIYSRTAS; encoded by the coding sequence ATGCGCTGGAGTGAAATTCCCCGCGATGCCAGGGTTTACATGCTCTACCACACACTCATCGCCCCAGGCTTGATAGTCTGGATACTCTTTCCGCTCTATCTCATGGAGACCGGCTACTCTATTCTGGAGGTCGGGGCGTTCTTCACCTCTATCAACATCGCTTCGGTTCCATTAACCTATCTCTTCGGCAGGGCCTTCAACCGCTGGGACATGAAGAAGGGTCTCATCACGATAGACGTCCTCAATGGAATTGCTTACGTCCTCTACGGACTCTCAAAGGGGGCAGTGGCGCCGGTTGTGCTCTTCGCCGGCAGGGCGGTAGAAAAGCTCTCGACGATGCTCTATCCCCTCTACCGGGCCTACGAGCAGATAATCTACCCCGAGGACAGGTACGAGGAAATATTCGCATGGCACCTCCGCCTGCCGGAAATTTCAAGGCTTCTCACGTTCCCAGTAATGGGATACATCCTCGGCTACGTTTACCCCGGCCCCAAGAGCTACCGATGGGTCTTCATAATCTTCGGCCTCTTCTCAGCTTTCACGGTTGCCTACATCTGGCGCTTCCTTCCATCGGTCGGCAAAGAGGGAAGGATAACACCGGAGGGCTTTACGTTCAGAGCGGGCGAGTTCAAGCTTCTCCTGGCGTTTGAGACTTTGCTCACGCTCGCCTGGGGGCTTGCGCCGGAGATAGTCCTCATCAACTACATCATCTTCGTGTTGCACAAGACCGTCTTCGAGGTAACTCTCGTGGCGGTAGTGAGCAGTCTCGCCTCGATAGCTGGAACCTACGCCAGCGAGCGCGTTCCGAATGGAAGAGGGTTTCAGGCGATAGCCTTCGGGATGTTCCTCAACGCGTTCAACGTCTTCATCATGGCACTCTCACCGCCCCTCTGGGCAGTTCTGGCTGCTTACACAGTGGGGAATTTCGGGGACACCCTGTGGTTCCCATTCTACCGCGCCTGGATGTTCAAGCTCATTCCAAGGGAAAAGACCAGCGAGTTCCATGCGGCGATATCGAGCTATCACAGGGTGATCGGTATCGTTACACCGTTCGTAGCCGGCGTTCTGGCGAGTGTACACGCAACGCTGCCGTACGCGGTCAGCCTGGCATTCTTTGTGATAGCGGGGGGCATGTTCCAGTGGCTGGCGAGGAAAGGTATTTATTCAAGAACTGCGAGTTAG
- a CDS encoding GNAT family N-acetyltransferase has product MVKPTNERALEILWVAIKREFRGKGIGTELLRFVEE; this is encoded by the coding sequence ATGGTAAAGCCCACCAACGAGAGAGCCCTCGAAATCCTCTGGGTGGCCATTAAGAGGGAGTTTAGAGGAAAAGGCATCGGGACTGAGCTGTTACGCTTCGTTGAAGAATAG
- a CDS encoding GNAT family N-acetyltransferase: MEIIYLNETHLSDFQTLYTRFFIELREKQGWKPGEEEIYRKEAEVYFKCGDVIFLALEGSKAAGFIRLSSREGCFWVEEIYVRPEFRGREIGRALVERAEEEVKKHDDALYLFVLPQDKDAIGFWKKLGYGTINTIELVKDLKPSGRSAVHTVELLGERFRIFRWEGERFTDEERRFMELLERFYEEGGTKKEFLELVNKALEGWLE; encoded by the coding sequence ATGGAGATAATATACCTTAATGAAACACACTTATCCGACTTTCAGACACTTTATACGAGATTTTTCATAGAGCTTCGCGAAAAACAGGGCTGGAAACCGGGTGAAGAGGAGATCTACAGAAAAGAGGCCGAGGTCTACTTTAAGTGCGGTGATGTAATATTTCTCGCCCTGGAAGGCAGCAAAGCGGCAGGGTTCATAAGGCTTTCGAGCAGGGAAGGGTGCTTCTGGGTCGAGGAAATATACGTGAGGCCCGAGTTCAGGGGGAGGGAAATCGGTAGGGCGCTCGTCGAGAGGGCCGAGGAAGAGGTGAAAAAGCACGACGATGCCCTCTACCTTTTTGTTCTGCCCCAGGATAAGGATGCGATAGGGTTCTGGAAAAAGCTCGGCTACGGCACGATAAACACCATCGAGCTCGTTAAGGATCTCAAACCCTCAGGGCGCTCGGCCGTTCACACCGTTGAGCTTCTCGGCGAAAGGTTCAGAATCTTCAGGTGGGAGGGGGAGAGGTTCACGGACGAGGAAAGGCGCTTCATGGAGCTCCTGGAAAGGTTCTACGAGGAGGGAGGTACTAAAAAGGAGTTCCTGGAGCTGGTTAACAAAGCCTTGGAAGGGTGGCTGGAGTGA